Proteins encoded in a region of the Candidatus Moanabacter tarae genome:
- a CDS encoding Beta-peptidyl aminopeptidase BapA, with amino-acid sequence MRFRQSSNLRLYKYKSWAFILLILVLANGRLLSKARDIGIPFEGNPGSLNAITDVSGVTVGHSTIVKGQGQLRVGKGPVRTGVTAIFPLGSITLTEPVFAGISALNGNGEVTGAAWVEESGFLEGPILITNTHSVGMTHHSVISWRTRQAGPDSTGYWWSLPVVAETWDGHLNDINGFHVRERHVYEALESARGGPVAEGNVGGGTGMVSYEFKGGIGTSSRIFKVEKEFYTVGVLVQANCGRRGQLLIAGIPVGREISEYTFKKRSNPKPPQQNSSIIIVIATDAPLLPHQLKRVARRASLGLARTGSTSANGSGDFFIAFSIKPIHKLKNSSLESADMVPNRLLNPLFTATVQATEEAIINALVAAETMEGRDNHRIIALPHKRLKEILQKHNRLRPKQK; translated from the coding sequence ATGAGATTCCGACAAAGCTCCAATCTTCGATTATACAAATATAAAAGCTGGGCCTTTATTCTCCTTATCCTTGTCCTCGCCAACGGTCGGCTTCTTTCAAAGGCAAGAGATATTGGGATACCTTTTGAAGGGAATCCCGGAAGTTTGAACGCTATTACCGACGTCAGCGGCGTGACCGTAGGTCACAGCACGATCGTGAAAGGTCAAGGACAGCTGAGAGTAGGCAAGGGGCCCGTGCGTACAGGAGTTACGGCAATTTTTCCGTTAGGATCTATAACTTTAACGGAACCAGTTTTTGCCGGAATTTCTGCTCTAAATGGAAATGGGGAAGTAACAGGGGCAGCATGGGTGGAAGAGTCGGGCTTTCTGGAAGGTCCCATCCTCATCACTAACACCCACAGCGTTGGCATGACTCATCATTCGGTAATCTCCTGGCGTACTCGGCAAGCGGGGCCAGACTCGACTGGATACTGGTGGTCCCTTCCAGTAGTCGCGGAGACTTGGGATGGACACCTCAATGATATAAATGGGTTTCACGTTAGAGAGCGACACGTCTACGAAGCACTTGAATCGGCTCGAGGGGGGCCTGTTGCCGAGGGGAATGTGGGCGGGGGAACCGGTATGGTTTCTTACGAATTTAAGGGAGGTATTGGAACTTCGTCCCGAATTTTTAAGGTTGAAAAAGAGTTCTATACAGTTGGGGTTCTGGTCCAAGCGAATTGTGGCAGACGTGGACAGCTTCTCATCGCTGGGATACCTGTGGGACGGGAAATTTCTGAATATACTTTCAAAAAGAGGTCCAACCCGAAGCCTCCCCAGCAAAACAGTTCGATCATTATCGTTATCGCAACCGATGCACCCCTTCTTCCTCATCAACTCAAGCGGGTAGCTCGGAGAGCATCGCTTGGACTCGCCCGAACTGGAAGCACTTCGGCTAATGGATCCGGGGATTTCTTTATCGCCTTCTCCATCAAGCCAATTCATAAACTGAAGAATTCCTCGCTGGAATCGGCAGATATGGTACCTAATAGACTTTTGAACCCATTATTTACTGCGACAGTTCAAGCTACAGAAGAGGCTATCATCAATGCCCTTGTGGCCGCAGAGACTATGGAAGGAAGGGATAATCACAGGATTATCGCCCTTCCCCACAAACGTCTTAAAGAGATTCTTCAGAAGCATAACCGCCTTAGACCGAAACAGAAATGA
- a CDS encoding Thioredoxin C-1 — protein sequence MSSNTVEITEANFEEQVGNSEIPVLVDFWAEWCGPCKMIAPVLEEVAKERSELVKIGKVNVDHSTTLASRFEIQAIPTMLIFNSGEVKEQIVGFTSKEAILEKIDQAIQSDS from the coding sequence ATGAGCAGTAATACAGTCGAAATAACTGAAGCTAATTTTGAAGAGCAGGTTGGGAATTCTGAGATTCCGGTGCTTGTCGATTTCTGGGCAGAATGGTGTGGTCCTTGTAAAATGATTGCACCGGTTCTTGAGGAAGTAGCAAAAGAAAGATCGGAATTGGTTAAAATAGGGAAAGTTAACGTAGATCATAGCACTACCCTAGCCAGTCGCTTTGAAATTCAAGCTATACCTACTATGTTAATTTTCAACAGCGGTGAGGTAAAAGAGCAGATTGTCGGTTTTACTAGTAAAGAAGCGATTCTAGAAAAAATCGATCAAGCCATTCAGTCGGATTCCTAG
- the mocA gene encoding Molybdenum cofactor cytidylyltransferase, with amino-acid sequence MTPEPKSNKEHNNHLGVAILAAGQSTRMGKQKLLLPWCNSTILGHLITLYRTLPTSQITAVYTRGNSAVRNELERNAIPSPNWIENPKISPEMYSSVLCAIRWKGWSNRITHIAIVLGDQPQIRKATIFQLTQFSRKNPESICQPQYKEKRCHPVILPLSTARSMASRNFIHLKEALEAYKHLILPFPSQDSGLINDIDTPKDYLEQRTLHGMSKQNGQETEIHGEHCSRDSKGPC; translated from the coding sequence ATGACACCCGAACCCAAATCAAACAAGGAGCATAATAACCATCTAGGGGTCGCTATTCTTGCCGCCGGACAATCAACACGGATGGGCAAACAGAAACTCCTCTTGCCCTGGTGTAATTCGACGATTCTTGGCCATCTGATCACACTCTATAGAACTCTTCCAACGTCACAAATCACAGCTGTTTACACTAGGGGTAATTCTGCCGTAAGGAATGAACTCGAACGGAATGCAATTCCCTCACCAAATTGGATTGAGAATCCGAAGATCTCGCCAGAAATGTACAGTTCAGTACTTTGTGCGATCCGTTGGAAAGGATGGTCTAACCGGATCACACACATCGCTATTGTTCTCGGCGATCAGCCACAGATTAGAAAGGCTACTATTTTTCAACTCACCCAATTTTCCAGGAAGAACCCTGAATCTATCTGCCAGCCTCAATATAAGGAGAAACGCTGTCACCCTGTAATTTTGCCCCTATCAACCGCTCGCTCTATGGCTTCTCGGAACTTTATTCACCTAAAAGAAGCCCTTGAAGCCTATAAGCACCTTATTCTTCCATTTCCATCTCAAGACTCAGGCCTGATAAATGACATCGATACTCCAAAAGACTACTTAGAGCAACGAACCCTGCACGGTATGAGTAAACAGAATGGCCAGGAAACAGAGATACACGGAGAGCATTGCTCAAGAGACAGTAAAGGACCTTGTTAG
- the rho_1 gene encoding Transcription termination factor Rho yields MSNNEESNKEEVVLESDSGRNVISTNTPSEEPVISDQKGEQRENHRRLGGDTAKGRRNTNEGNRRGSRGQSGERRSPNNRSLMPRKKQKRKPRGRPQRGLQEIENGIGTNIGNLTGYDFLSNLEEMEILSQEHSTGGSPLLVTPLLNMSLVELVEEAKALGVSTNGVPNRNMLIDEVIRTGFERRVPIVMRGVLEITDQGFGLIVFENDNYRIRPYSAFVSAGLIKQYGLKRGQILDTQVHPHREGESCPFVIKLISVMDDAMAKNQGVAPFEDLIPYYPLERILLESNSDVGWDNLSMRIVDLLTPIGLGQRGLIVAPPRTGKTVLLQCIANAIALNNPDVHLIVLLVDERPEEVTDFKRQVVGEVVSSTFDQSAESHVHAAEMVIEKSRRMVEDSRDVVVLLDSITRLARAYNTLRPSSGKILSGGVEASALQKPKRFFGSARNIEGGGSLTIIGTALIETGSRMDEVIFEEFKGTGNMELHLDRALVDKRMYPAINLERSGTRKEELLYHLDEMNKIYSLRRVMKGVPSTEAMEMLIQRVKKTKTNAEFLMGLNR; encoded by the coding sequence ATGTCGAATAACGAAGAAAGCAACAAAGAGGAAGTTGTCCTCGAATCCGATTCTGGAAGGAATGTAATCTCAACGAATACTCCTTCCGAGGAGCCCGTTATAAGTGATCAGAAAGGAGAACAACGCGAAAATCACAGGAGGCTAGGTGGAGATACAGCGAAGGGTCGTAGAAATACGAATGAGGGAAACAGAAGAGGATCACGAGGGCAGTCAGGAGAAAGGAGATCGCCTAATAACCGGTCGTTGATGCCAAGAAAGAAGCAAAAGAGGAAGCCTCGCGGACGTCCGCAGCGCGGCCTGCAAGAGATTGAAAATGGGATTGGAACAAATATTGGCAATCTGACCGGATATGACTTCCTAAGCAACCTGGAAGAGATGGAAATCTTGTCACAGGAGCATTCGACCGGGGGGAGTCCACTTCTGGTGACTCCACTTTTGAACATGTCTCTTGTGGAATTGGTGGAGGAGGCTAAGGCACTTGGAGTTTCGACAAATGGAGTTCCCAATCGGAACATGCTGATCGATGAGGTGATTCGAACAGGGTTCGAGCGCCGAGTGCCAATTGTGATGAGAGGAGTATTAGAGATTACGGATCAGGGATTTGGGCTGATTGTCTTCGAAAATGATAACTATCGTATACGGCCCTACAGTGCCTTTGTGTCAGCTGGCTTAATTAAGCAATATGGGCTGAAAAGAGGACAGATCCTAGATACCCAAGTGCATCCCCATCGGGAAGGGGAGAGCTGCCCTTTCGTCATCAAGTTAATCTCGGTTATGGATGATGCAATGGCGAAAAATCAGGGGGTAGCGCCGTTTGAGGACCTGATCCCCTATTATCCGCTTGAGCGCATTCTTCTGGAGAGTAATTCCGATGTAGGCTGGGACAACCTCTCAATGCGTATCGTTGATTTACTGACTCCGATCGGCTTGGGGCAAAGGGGGCTTATCGTTGCACCACCGAGGACTGGGAAAACAGTACTCCTTCAATGTATTGCGAATGCCATCGCATTGAACAACCCGGATGTTCACCTTATTGTCCTACTCGTTGATGAGCGGCCAGAGGAGGTCACGGATTTTAAGCGGCAGGTTGTAGGCGAGGTTGTGAGCTCGACTTTCGATCAATCGGCCGAGAGCCACGTGCATGCTGCAGAGATGGTGATCGAAAAATCCCGGAGAATGGTGGAAGATTCGCGAGATGTCGTTGTTCTGCTCGATTCTATTACCCGGCTGGCGAGAGCATACAATACTCTTCGCCCCAGTAGTGGTAAAATTCTCTCGGGAGGAGTGGAAGCGAGTGCACTCCAAAAGCCAAAAAGATTTTTTGGCTCGGCTCGTAATATCGAAGGAGGAGGGAGTTTGACCATTATTGGAACCGCCTTGATTGAGACCGGCAGTCGGATGGACGAAGTGATATTTGAGGAATTCAAAGGAACCGGGAATATGGAGCTGCATTTGGATCGGGCTTTGGTCGACAAACGGATGTATCCAGCAATTAATTTGGAACGAAGTGGGACGCGAAAGGAGGAGCTTCTCTATCATCTGGATGAGATGAATAAAATCTATTCTTTGCGTCGAGTAATGAAGGGGGTTCCTTCCACAGAGGCTATGGAGATGCTTATCCAACGAGTTAAGAAGACGAAGACCAATGCAGAATTTCTAATGGGACTAAACCGATAG
- the coaE gene encoding Dephospho-CoA kinase: MVIGLTGGIGCGKSTALAGFESEGAKTVDSDAVVKELLDGDKLVRSALRDRFGERIFGRRGKVDRKHLASIVFGGAGDLEWLETLLHPLVRKHWELNVRAMPRVLWVVEIPLLFEKNLEKLFDFTVCVSASQSLQLARLRAKGFTDEQVKLRIDRQLPLREKLNRSDFVLSNNGPVKFLLEQVSVLKAEFFLC, encoded by the coding sequence ATGGTTATCGGCCTAACAGGAGGCATTGGATGCGGAAAATCAACCGCGCTTGCAGGCTTCGAGTCCGAAGGGGCGAAAACGGTGGATTCTGATGCTGTTGTGAAGGAGTTGCTTGACGGGGACAAATTGGTAAGGAGTGCTCTTAGAGATCGGTTTGGCGAAAGAATCTTCGGAAGACGGGGAAAGGTTGACAGGAAGCACCTTGCTAGTATTGTATTTGGCGGTGCGGGGGATCTTGAATGGTTAGAAACCCTCCTTCATCCCTTAGTTAGGAAGCACTGGGAATTAAATGTTCGGGCAATGCCCAGGGTTCTTTGGGTTGTAGAGATCCCTCTTTTGTTCGAAAAAAACCTTGAAAAACTATTTGATTTTACTGTTTGTGTATCGGCAAGCCAGTCTTTGCAGTTAGCGAGATTGAGGGCTAAAGGGTTTACCGACGAGCAGGTAAAGCTGCGGATTGATCGACAGTTGCCCTTGAGAGAGAAACTCAATCGTTCAGATTTCGTATTGTCCAATAATGGACCAGTTAAATTTTTACTAGAGCAAGTCTCAGTACTGAAGGCAGAATTTTTCCTTTGTTGA